The proteins below are encoded in one region of Phaseolus vulgaris cultivar G19833 chromosome 1, P. vulgaris v2.0, whole genome shotgun sequence:
- the LOC137813696 gene encoding transcription and mRNA export factor ENY2, with translation MKLKASVNRPPTPDVVENAPEREPTLQELINIKLIETGEKERLMELLRERLVDCGWKDEMKALCRAVVKKKGRNNVTVDELVHVITPKGRASVPDTIKAELLQRIRSFLVSAAL, from the exons AT GAAGCTGAAGGCGTCAGTGAATCGACCCCCCACGCCAGATGTGGTCGAAAATGCCCCTGAAAGGGAACCCACGCTTCAAGAGCTCATCAACATCAAG TTGATCGAGACTGGAGAGAAGGAGCGCCTCATGGAGCTGTTGAGGGAAAGGCTTGTTGACTGTGGTTGGAAGGATGAAATGAAAGCTCTTTGcag AGCCGTTGTGAAGAAGAAAGGGAGGAATAATGTTACTGTTGATGAACTTGTACATGTAATTACTCCAAAGGGCCGAG CCTCCGTTCCTGATACCATAAAGGCTGAGTTGTTGCAGAGGATTCGCTCATTTCTTGTGTCTGCTGCTCTCTAA
- the LOC137815613 gene encoding interactor of constitutive active ROPs 4-like gives MHLAKQIVLSLDFSTQHRKQLILEKRIKELEHDKESLQSDFEAAQGSVDLMRGMVEKARGEYLAQVQETIKTEILMGQAVNSLDCEVVQLRSKVIHLEAETSSLRQLNSQLVRELKSTRETAATGEKKLEEVVSKLSEAKGQLEEAASSIAALTTEKNAAEASKQKLEAENADLMSVGAEALADGFELALE, from the coding sequence atgcacttggctaagcagatagtgctttccctggatttttccacccagcaccgcaagcaactAATCCTGGAGAAGAGgatcaaggagcttgagcatgacaaggagtcactgcaaagtgactttgaggctgcccaagggtccgtaGATCTGATGAGGGGTATGGTGGAAAAAGCCAGGggagagtacctagcgcaggtccaagagaccatcaagactgagatcttgatggggcaagccgTCAACTCtctggactgcgaggtggtgcaACTGCGGAGCAAGGTGATCCACCTGGAGGCCGAGACCTCCTCCttacgccaactgaactcacaactaGTGAGGGAGCTCAAGTCTACCAGGGAAACGGCCGCTACTGGGgagaagaagcttgaggaggtggtaagcaagctgtctgaggcaaagggccaattggaagaagctgcctcttccattgctgcccttaccaccgagaaaaatgctgcggaggcctcaaagcaaaaaTTAGAAGCTGAGAACGCCGACCTTATGAGTGTGGGTGCTGAAGCCCTTGctgacggattcgagctggcgctcgagtAG